The following proteins come from a genomic window of Corynebacterium sp. P4-C1:
- the rplT gene encoding 50S ribosomal protein L20 has product MARVKRSVNAKKKRRAILKSAKGYRGQRSRLYRKAKEQWLHSQTYAYRDRRARKSEFRKLWIQRINAAARQNDITYNRLIHGLKLAEVEVDRKILADLAVNDFAAFSAICEVAKNALPEDVNAPKAA; this is encoded by the coding sequence GTGGCACGTGTCAAGCGCTCAGTTAACGCCAAGAAGAAGCGTCGCGCCATCCTCAAGTCCGCGAAGGGCTACCGTGGCCAGCGTTCCCGCCTGTACCGCAAGGCGAAGGAGCAGTGGCTGCACTCTCAGACCTACGCTTACCGCGACCGCCGCGCCCGCAAGTCTGAGTTCCGCAAGCTGTGGATTCAGCGCATCAACGCTGCAGCCCGCCAGAACGACATCACCTACAACCGTCTCATCCACGGCCTGAAGCTGGCTGAGGTCGAGGTGGACCGCAAGATCCTCGCCGACCTAGCTGTGAACGATTTCGCCGCGTTCTCCGCTATCTGCGAGGTCGCGAAGAACGCTCTGCCGGAGGATGTCAACGCTCCGAAGGCCGCCTAA
- the rpmI gene encoding 50S ribosomal protein L35 codes for MKQKTHKGTAKRIKVSGSGKLRREQAGKRHLNEKLSAKRRRKLSGTTDVAKSDVKRTKRLLGKA; via the coding sequence ATGAAGCAGAAGACCCACAAGGGCACCGCAAAGCGCATCAAGGTTTCCGGCTCCGGCAAGCTGCGCCGCGAGCAGGCTGGTAAGCGCCACCTGAACGAGAAGCTGTCGGCTAAGCGCCGCCGCAAGCTCTCCGGCACCACCGACGTTGCTAAGAGCGACGTCAAGCGCACGAAGCGTCTCCTCGGCAAGGCTTAA
- the infC gene encoding translation initiation factor IF-3 encodes MSAEARINDRIRVPEVRLVGPSGEQVGIVRTDDARKLAYEADLDLVEVAPNAKPPVCKIMDYGKYKYEQAQKARESRKNQQQTVVKEQKFRPKIDEHDYQTKKSNVERFLEKGNKVKVTIMFRGREQSRPELGYRLLERLAEDIQEVGQVESRPKQDGRNMTMVLGPVRKGKK; translated from the coding sequence ATCAGCGCTGAAGCTCGGATCAACGATCGCATCCGTGTTCCCGAAGTTCGTCTCGTCGGCCCGTCCGGCGAGCAGGTTGGAATTGTCCGTACCGACGATGCACGCAAGCTCGCGTACGAAGCCGACCTTGACCTAGTCGAGGTGGCTCCGAACGCAAAGCCTCCGGTGTGCAAGATCATGGATTACGGCAAGTACAAGTACGAGCAGGCCCAGAAGGCCCGCGAGTCCCGTAAGAACCAGCAGCAGACCGTGGTCAAGGAGCAGAAGTTCCGGCCGAAGATTGATGAGCACGACTACCAGACGAAGAAGAGCAACGTCGAGCGCTTCTTGGAGAAGGGCAACAAGGTCAAGGTGACCATCATGTTCCGCGGCCGCGAACAGTCGCGTCCGGAGCTGGGCTACCGCCTGCTGGAGCGCCTCGCCGAGGACATCCAGGAGGTCGGCCAGGTCGAGTCCCGTCCGAAGCAGGACGGCCGCAACATGACCATGGTTCTTGGGCCTGTTCGCAAGGGTAAGAAGTAG
- the uvrA gene encoding excinuclease ABC subunit UvrA: MAEKLTVRGAREHNLKGVDVELPRDKMVVFTGLSGSGKSSLAFDTIFAEGQRRYVESLSSYARMFLGQMDKPDVEYIDGLSPAVSIDQKSTNRNPRSTVGTITEIYDYLRLLYSRAGTPHCPVCDAVIERQTPQQIVDRVMERPERTKFQVLAPIVRKRKGEFVDLFADLSAQGYARVTVDGETHQLSDPPKLEKQVKHNIDVVVDRLTVKESQKQRLTDSVETALKLADGLVGFDWVELDQDDPGRVEIFSEKTACPNGHKLSVEEYEPRAFSFNSPFGACPACDGLGTRSEIDEDLVIPDPDAPAVDAFQPWNSSPNKGYFEKLVVALADAEGFDAHAPLSSLSAKHRKALIDGSSTKVSVRYKNRYGRQRSFTSAFEGVKGYLQRKIEQSESEHAKERYLAYTREVACPTCGGTRLKPEILAVRLDSTTHGEKSIAGLTELSIEDASEYLDHLVLGYREEMIAGAVLREIQARLHFLLDVGLNYLTLSRSAGTLSGGEAQRIRLATQIGSGLAGVLYVLDEPSIGLHQRDNQRLISTLQKLRDIGNTLVVVEHDEDTIRASDWLVDVGPLAGEYGGEIVYQGEPEGILKAKNSLTGDYLSGRKVIEVPEERRGVDKQRMLKIVGARENNLDNVSVNVPLGVLTAVTGVSGSGKSTLVNQILAKTLQNRLNGARQVPGRVKKVEGLEHLDKLVQVDQSPIGRTPRSNPATYTGVFDKIRNLFAETQEAKVRGYKAGRFSFNVKGGRCEACRGDGTIKIEMNFLPDVYVPCEVCGGARYNRETLEVRYKGKNIAEVLDMPISEATEFFEPITSIHRYLQTLCDVGLGYVRLGQSATTLSGGEAQRVKLAAELQKRSNGRTIYILDEPTTGLHFEDIRKLMLVLNGLVDKGNSVLVIEHNLDVIKCADWIIDMGPEGGSGGGTVVAQGTPEDVAKVDGSFTGQFLTEIL, translated from the coding sequence GTGGCTGAGAAATTGACGGTGCGCGGAGCGCGCGAGCACAACCTCAAAGGCGTCGACGTGGAACTGCCGCGCGACAAGATGGTCGTGTTCACGGGTTTGTCCGGGTCCGGCAAGTCGTCGCTGGCGTTCGACACGATCTTCGCAGAGGGACAGCGCCGCTACGTCGAGTCGCTGAGCTCGTATGCGCGCATGTTCCTCGGGCAGATGGACAAGCCGGACGTCGAGTACATCGACGGGCTGAGTCCAGCCGTGTCCATCGACCAGAAGTCGACGAACCGCAACCCGCGCTCGACAGTTGGCACGATCACGGAGATTTACGACTACCTCCGTCTCCTGTATTCGCGCGCCGGCACGCCGCACTGTCCGGTGTGCGACGCCGTGATCGAGCGCCAGACGCCGCAGCAGATCGTCGACCGCGTGATGGAGCGCCCGGAGCGCACGAAATTCCAGGTGCTCGCGCCGATCGTGCGCAAGCGCAAGGGTGAATTCGTCGACCTTTTCGCGGACTTGTCGGCGCAGGGCTACGCGCGCGTGACAGTTGACGGGGAGACGCACCAGCTTTCAGATCCGCCGAAGCTGGAGAAGCAGGTCAAGCACAACATCGACGTTGTCGTGGATCGCCTGACCGTCAAGGAGAGCCAGAAGCAGCGCCTCACCGACTCCGTGGAAACTGCCCTGAAGCTCGCCGACGGGCTGGTCGGCTTCGATTGGGTCGAGCTCGACCAGGACGATCCGGGGCGCGTGGAGATCTTCTCCGAGAAGACCGCCTGCCCGAACGGCCACAAGCTCAGCGTCGAGGAGTACGAGCCGCGCGCATTCTCCTTCAACTCGCCATTCGGCGCCTGCCCGGCCTGCGACGGTCTGGGCACCCGCTCCGAAATCGACGAAGACCTCGTCATTCCCGATCCCGACGCGCCAGCCGTCGATGCATTCCAGCCGTGGAATTCCTCGCCGAACAAGGGGTACTTCGAAAAGCTCGTGGTTGCGCTCGCCGACGCGGAGGGTTTCGACGCGCACGCGCCGCTGTCGTCCTTGAGCGCGAAGCACCGCAAGGCGCTTATCGACGGCTCCTCCACCAAAGTCTCCGTCCGTTACAAGAACCGCTACGGCCGCCAGCGCTCCTTCACTTCCGCCTTCGAGGGCGTGAAGGGCTACCTTCAGCGCAAGATCGAGCAGTCCGAATCCGAGCACGCCAAAGAGCGCTACCTGGCGTACACCCGCGAGGTGGCTTGCCCGACGTGCGGCGGCACGCGCCTAAAGCCGGAGATCCTCGCCGTGCGCCTGGATTCGACCACCCACGGTGAAAAATCCATTGCCGGGCTGACGGAACTGTCCATCGAGGACGCGTCGGAGTACCTCGACCACCTCGTGCTGGGTTACCGCGAGGAAATGATTGCCGGCGCGGTGCTGCGCGAGATCCAGGCGCGTCTGCACTTCCTGCTCGACGTCGGCCTGAATTACCTGACGCTGTCCCGTTCCGCGGGCACTCTGTCCGGTGGCGAGGCACAGCGCATCCGTCTCGCCACCCAGATCGGCTCCGGTCTCGCAGGCGTGCTCTACGTCCTCGACGAGCCGTCCATCGGACTGCACCAGCGCGACAACCAGCGGCTGATCTCCACGCTGCAGAAGCTGCGCGATATCGGCAACACTCTCGTCGTCGTCGAGCACGACGAGGACACCATCCGCGCCTCCGATTGGCTTGTCGACGTTGGCCCCCTCGCCGGTGAATATGGCGGCGAAATCGTCTATCAGGGTGAACCGGAGGGCATCCTGAAAGCGAAGAATTCTCTCACCGGCGACTACCTTTCGGGCCGGAAGGTGATTGAGGTGCCGGAGGAGCGGCGGGGCGTCGATAAGCAGCGGATGCTGAAGATCGTCGGTGCGCGCGAGAACAACCTCGACAACGTCTCGGTGAATGTGCCGCTCGGCGTGCTCACCGCTGTGACGGGCGTGTCCGGCTCGGGTAAGTCGACCCTGGTCAACCAGATTCTGGCGAAGACCCTGCAGAACCGTCTCAATGGTGCGCGCCAGGTGCCGGGACGCGTGAAGAAGGTCGAGGGACTCGAGCACCTGGACAAGCTCGTGCAGGTGGACCAGTCACCGATCGGTCGCACGCCGCGGTCGAACCCGGCGACGTACACCGGCGTGTTCGACAAGATCCGCAACCTATTCGCGGAGACCCAGGAAGCGAAAGTCCGGGGCTACAAGGCCGGGCGGTTCTCTTTCAACGTCAAGGGCGGCCGCTGCGAGGCGTGCCGCGGCGACGGAACCATCAAGATCGAGATGAACTTCCTTCCCGATGTCTATGTTCCGTGCGAGGTCTGCGGAGGTGCGCGCTACAACCGCGAAACCCTCGAGGTGCGCTACAAGGGCAAGAACATCGCCGAGGTCCTCGACATGCCGATCAGCGAGGCCACCGAGTTCTTCGAACCCATCACCTCGATTCACCGCTATCTGCAGACGCTGTGCGACGTCGGCCTGGGCTACGTCCGCCTCGGACAGTCCGCGACGACTCTCTCCGGCGGCGAGGCCCAGCGCGTGAAGTTGGCCGCGGAGCTGCAGAAGCGCTCCAACGGCCGCACCATCTACATCCTCGATGAGCCGACCACCGGCCTCCACTTCGAGGACATCCGGAAACTCATGCTCGTCCTCAACGGCCTTGTGGACAAGGGCAACTCAGTCCTCGTCATCGAGCACAACCTCGATGTGATCAAGTGCGCCGACTGGATCATCGACATGGGCCCCGAGGGTGGCTCCGGCGGCGGTACCGTCGTCGCTCAGGGAACCCCGGAGGATGTGGCGAAGGTGGACGGCTCTTTCACCGGCCAGTTCCTCACCGAGATCCTGTAG
- a CDS encoding MBL fold metallo-hydrolase yields MNSLSLHHVSVSSMDNNCYLICAGGQGLLVDAAAEPATLLSMAETAGVRITDVLTTHRHWDHVGALEDVLAQTGAKHWASYLDAPALPAAPDVELNEGDALSFAGHEFPVHILRGHTPGGAAIAAKIDGEVNLFVGDSLFPGGVGKTHSEGDFVRLFNDVKQRLFDVYPDSSIVRPGHGKPTTLGAERPNLDAWWDRRW; encoded by the coding sequence ATGAATTCCCTCTCACTCCACCACGTTTCCGTGTCCAGCATGGACAACAACTGCTACCTCATCTGCGCCGGCGGCCAGGGCTTGCTTGTCGACGCCGCCGCCGAGCCCGCCACCCTCCTCTCCATGGCCGAAACCGCGGGTGTGCGAATCACCGACGTGCTGACGACCCACCGCCACTGGGACCATGTCGGCGCGCTCGAGGACGTGCTCGCTCAGACTGGAGCGAAGCACTGGGCGTCGTACCTTGATGCTCCGGCGCTGCCCGCCGCTCCCGATGTGGAACTGAACGAGGGCGACGCCCTTTCTTTCGCCGGCCATGAGTTCCCCGTCCACATTCTGCGCGGCCACACCCCTGGCGGTGCCGCCATCGCCGCGAAGATCGACGGCGAGGTCAATCTGTTCGTCGGGGACTCCCTCTTTCCCGGCGGCGTGGGCAAGACCCACAGCGAGGGCGACTTCGTGCGGCTGTTCAACGACGTGAAGCAGCGGCTTTTCGACGTCTACCCCGACTCCTCCATCGTCCGCCCCGGCCACGGCAAGCCCACGACCCTGGGGGCCGAGCGCCCGAACTTGGACGCGTGGTGGGATCGCCGCTGGTGA
- a CDS encoding DoxX family membrane protein, protein MIRKLARPMLASVYIADGVKTVTNSSEYAGDAERVVNTIKSVLPSQYAQYIPSDPETVAKINGGLKIGAGSTFALGKAPRLSAGLLAASTVGTLLGRNAFWEAKNEDEKTRRRNGAMTNVALLGGVLLASADTEGKPGLAWRAQDAAKRANKNIQQALPTQSETDKAKKKASDWFQDTAETVSERAQQVADQVTDYVDDNKDDWKKTATKFADKAADTASTFADDASDWAEDTYKDLKPGKVEQYKAKRKVNSLVGDLQSNLDDLGPSEWEKFKGKRKVNKAADKAQGKAQDAIDRLQESFENLDASPSWRQKRKWKKKAKKAEKKANKLVKKAEKKFN, encoded by the coding sequence ATGATCCGCAAACTTGCTCGTCCGATGCTCGCCTCTGTGTACATCGCAGACGGCGTCAAAACGGTGACGAACTCGTCCGAGTACGCTGGCGACGCCGAGCGCGTCGTCAACACCATTAAGTCCGTGCTGCCCAGCCAGTATGCGCAGTACATCCCGTCGGACCCGGAGACTGTGGCAAAGATCAACGGCGGCCTGAAGATCGGTGCCGGCAGCACCTTCGCCCTGGGCAAGGCTCCGCGCCTGTCCGCTGGCCTGCTCGCCGCCTCCACCGTGGGCACCCTGCTCGGCCGCAATGCCTTCTGGGAGGCCAAGAACGAGGACGAAAAGACTCGCCGCCGCAACGGCGCGATGACTAACGTCGCCCTCCTCGGCGGTGTCCTTCTGGCTAGCGCCGACACCGAAGGCAAGCCGGGCCTGGCATGGCGTGCGCAGGACGCCGCGAAGCGCGCGAACAAGAACATCCAGCAGGCTCTCCCGACTCAGTCCGAGACCGACAAGGCCAAGAAGAAGGCCAGCGACTGGTTCCAGGACACCGCGGAGACCGTGTCGGAGCGCGCCCAGCAAGTGGCCGACCAGGTCACCGACTACGTCGACGACAACAAGGACGACTGGAAGAAGACCGCGACCAAGTTCGCCGACAAGGCCGCGGACACTGCGTCCACTTTCGCCGACGACGCCAGCGACTGGGCGGAGGACACCTACAAGGACCTGAAGCCGGGCAAGGTCGAGCAGTACAAGGCTAAGCGCAAGGTCAACTCCCTCGTCGGCGACCTGCAGTCCAACCTGGACGATCTCGGCCCTTCCGAGTGGGAGAAGTTCAAGGGTAAGCGCAAGGTCAACAAGGCAGCCGACAAGGCGCAGGGCAAGGCCCAGGACGCTATCGACCGCCTGCAGGAGAGCTTCGAGAACCTCGATGCCTCCCCGTCCTGGCGTCAGAAGCGCAAGTGGAAGAAGAAGGCTAAGAAGGCCGAGAAGAAGGCCAACAAGCTGGTGAAGAAGGCAGAGAAGAAGTTCAACTAA
- a CDS encoding ATP-binding domain-containing protein translates to MPDTRAEEQRYVDTLFEHLDAEVAAASQRLEEVQRAVDPDNPDADALVRRETEYHALNAKLDDLNVAETGLVFGRIDISDPEPENPVSGRDDLDRRYIGRMGIDDRADNYRTLLLDWRAPMARPYYLATTAHPEGVEKRRNIRMKGRTVAAVDDETLSGDDGGRTPQTDVSSEAALLRAMNSPRTGHMQSIVETIQREQDEIIRDPTRGVLVVGGGPGTGKTAVALHRVAYLLYTWRDQLARTGVLVIGPNRTFLDYISRVLPELGETGVVLSTVGELVPGITPRGTDPLVAREVKGAEDMALILKRAVRNLQTVPDGDITLSIDGIELAVTPAMVAAARTRARRSRKPHNEAREFFAEHLTQLIAEALAERIGADPLGGKNLLSTADIDQLHDDLSEDGQVAEIVDTHFPELDAPTVLAELLSDRDAIAAAAHDYDDLTRDALYRPDGWAFTPADAALIDELYTLTGIPTPTGEAEKADKRWRELVADAEDALDILASSANTDTDDEFEAEVLSAHDIIDAETLASRQRETDIRSTAERARGDMTWAYGHVIVDEAQELTPMEWRMVFRRCPSRWMTLVGDPAQTSSPAGVDAWADALEPFVGNRFRFHELTVNYRTPAEVMEVADGILAEIDPEASPAVTVRSTGEPVRHLDGGADPGQVRAELEARGGLSTVVTVDNVAEVKGLEFDHVVVVDPDAIVNASPQGWQDLYVAATRATQTLTLIQP, encoded by the coding sequence ATGCCGGATACCCGCGCAGAAGAGCAGCGCTACGTGGACACGCTGTTCGAGCACTTGGACGCGGAGGTGGCAGCGGCCAGCCAGCGCCTCGAGGAGGTCCAGCGGGCTGTCGACCCCGACAACCCCGACGCCGACGCTCTCGTCCGCCGCGAGACCGAATACCACGCTCTCAACGCAAAGCTCGACGATCTGAATGTCGCAGAGACCGGTCTCGTCTTCGGCCGCATCGACATCTCCGATCCCGAACCTGAGAATCCCGTTTCCGGCCGGGACGACCTCGACCGGCGCTACATCGGCCGCATGGGCATCGACGACCGCGCCGACAATTACCGCACTCTCCTGCTCGACTGGCGCGCGCCGATGGCCCGCCCCTACTACTTAGCGACGACGGCGCACCCGGAGGGCGTCGAGAAGCGCCGTAATATCCGCATGAAGGGCCGCACCGTCGCAGCCGTCGACGACGAGACCCTCTCCGGCGACGACGGCGGCCGCACGCCCCAGACCGACGTCAGCAGCGAGGCGGCTCTGCTGCGCGCGATGAACTCTCCGCGCACCGGCCACATGCAGTCGATCGTGGAGACGATCCAGCGCGAGCAGGACGAAATCATCCGCGACCCCACTCGCGGCGTCCTCGTCGTGGGCGGCGGCCCCGGCACCGGCAAGACAGCAGTGGCGCTGCACCGCGTCGCGTACCTGCTGTACACGTGGCGCGACCAGCTCGCCCGCACCGGCGTTCTCGTGATCGGCCCGAACCGGACCTTCCTCGACTACATCTCCCGCGTCCTGCCGGAGCTGGGCGAGACGGGCGTGGTGTTGAGCACTGTCGGCGAGCTGGTCCCCGGCATCACTCCCCGCGGCACGGATCCCCTCGTCGCCCGCGAGGTCAAGGGCGCGGAGGACATGGCGCTCATTCTCAAGCGCGCGGTGCGGAACCTGCAGACCGTCCCCGACGGCGATATCACACTGAGCATCGACGGAATTGAGCTCGCGGTCACCCCCGCGATGGTCGCCGCAGCGCGCACCCGTGCGCGCCGCTCGCGCAAGCCACACAACGAGGCCCGTGAATTCTTCGCGGAGCACCTCACCCAGCTCATCGCGGAGGCTCTCGCCGAGAGGATCGGCGCGGACCCGCTGGGCGGCAAGAACTTGCTCTCCACCGCCGACATCGACCAATTGCACGACGATCTGTCCGAGGACGGTCAGGTGGCGGAGATCGTCGACACGCACTTCCCAGAGCTGGACGCGCCCACCGTTCTCGCGGAGTTGCTCAGCGACCGTGACGCGATCGCGGCCGCCGCGCACGACTACGACGACCTCACGCGCGACGCGCTGTACCGCCCCGACGGGTGGGCCTTCACACCCGCGGACGCGGCGCTTATCGACGAGCTCTACACCCTCACCGGCATTCCCACCCCCACCGGCGAAGCCGAGAAGGCCGACAAGCGGTGGCGCGAGCTCGTCGCCGACGCGGAAGACGCCCTGGACATCCTCGCCTCGTCTGCCAACACCGACACCGACGACGAATTCGAAGCCGAGGTCCTCTCCGCCCACGACATCATCGATGCCGAGACGCTGGCCAGCCGCCAGCGTGAGACCGACATCCGCTCCACTGCCGAACGCGCCCGCGGAGATATGACCTGGGCCTACGGCCACGTTATCGTCGACGAGGCCCAGGAGCTCACACCCATGGAGTGGCGCATGGTGTTCCGGCGCTGCCCGTCGCGGTGGATGACGCTCGTCGGCGACCCGGCGCAGACATCGTCGCCCGCGGGTGTGGATGCGTGGGCAGATGCCCTCGAGCCGTTCGTCGGTAACCGGTTCCGCTTCCACGAGCTGACCGTAAACTACCGCACCCCCGCTGAAGTCATGGAGGTCGCCGACGGAATCCTCGCCGAAATCGATCCCGAGGCCTCCCCTGCCGTGACCGTGCGGTCGACCGGCGAACCCGTACGCCACCTCGACGGCGGAGCCGACCCCGGGCAAGTGCGTGCGGAGCTGGAAGCCCGCGGGGGTCTCTCGACCGTCGTCACCGTCGATAATGTCGCGGAGGTCAAGGGCCTCGAATTCGACCACGTGGTCGTCGTCGACCCCGACGCCATCGTGAATGCGTCGCCGCAGGGGTGGCAGGACCTCTACGTCGCCGCCACGCGCGCGACGCAGACGCTCACGCTCATCCAGCCCTAG
- a CDS encoding universal stress protein, which produces MSKNYNTVVVGTDGSPSSLLAVERAAELASAFGAKLVIGCAYYESEDEASSALRQDSNTILGDDTARENLSAAVERAKETGLDQVETAVRPGTPVEALMSIVTDYNAELLVVGNRGINSLTGRLLGSVPADVARQSDCDVMIVHTVS; this is translated from the coding sequence ATGAGTAAGAACTACAACACCGTTGTTGTCGGCACGGACGGTTCTCCGTCCTCTCTACTGGCCGTCGAGCGCGCGGCTGAGTTGGCCAGCGCATTCGGCGCCAAGCTCGTCATCGGTTGTGCCTACTACGAGTCCGAGGACGAGGCATCGTCGGCTCTGCGCCAGGACTCCAACACCATTCTCGGTGACGACACCGCCCGTGAGAATCTGTCCGCCGCCGTCGAGCGCGCGAAGGAGACCGGCCTGGATCAAGTCGAGACAGCCGTCCGCCCGGGAACGCCTGTGGAAGCTCTCATGAGCATCGTCACCGATTACAACGCGGAGCTGCTCGTCGTGGGCAACCGGGGCATCAACTCTTTGACCGGCCGTCTACTCGGCTCGGTCCCGGCGGATGTCGCCCGCCAGTCCGATTGCGACGTGATGATCGTCCACACCGTTTCCTAG
- the uvrB gene encoding excinuclease ABC subunit UvrB, which produces MAFAAEHPVLSHSEFRPVGEVERTEKLFKVESEFEPSGDQPKAIAELDRRLRAGEPDVVLMGATGTGKSATAAWLIEQQQRPTLVMAPNKTLAAQLATELRELLPNNAVEYFVSYYDYYQPEAYIAQTDTYIEKDSSINDDVERLRHSATSALLSRRDVVVVSSVSCIYGLGTPQSYLDRSLLLRVGEEIERDRFLRLLVDVQYERNDIDFKRGTFRVKGDTVDIIPAYEEVAVRVEFFGDEVDSLYYIHPLTGDVLQQRDELRIFPATHYVATEERMEKAIEAIKEELADRLEDLENRGKLLEAQRLRMRTEYDLEMIQQVGFCSGIENYSRHIDGRPAGSAPATLIDYFPEDFLTIIDESHVTVPQIGGMYEGDMSRKRNLVEFGFRLPSAVDNRPLTFDEFEDRVGQTVYMSATPGDYELEAAGGEFVEQVIRPTGLVDPKVSVRPTKGQIDDLIHEIRERTEKDERVLVTTLTKRMAEDLTDYFLDNGIKVRYLHSDIDTLQRVELLRQLRLGEFDVLVGINLLREGLDLPEVSLVAILDADKEGFLRSTKSLIQTIGRAARNVSGEVIMYGDNITESMQEAIDETERRRAKQIAYNEEHGIDPQPLRKKIADILDEVYEHNDDEEASTSSETAMLEGRDTSSMAADEIQKLIDDLTTQMTSAARELKFELAGRLRDEIADLRKELRGVKEAGI; this is translated from the coding sequence ATGGCTTTCGCTGCTGAGCATCCTGTGTTGTCGCATTCCGAGTTCCGCCCTGTCGGGGAGGTGGAGCGCACGGAGAAGCTGTTCAAGGTCGAGTCCGAATTCGAGCCGTCGGGCGACCAGCCGAAAGCGATCGCCGAGCTGGACCGCCGCTTGCGGGCAGGGGAACCGGACGTGGTGCTCATGGGTGCGACAGGCACCGGTAAGTCGGCGACGGCGGCGTGGCTGATCGAGCAGCAGCAGCGCCCGACGCTCGTCATGGCGCCGAACAAGACGCTCGCCGCACAGCTGGCCACCGAGTTGCGCGAGCTTCTGCCGAATAACGCTGTCGAGTACTTCGTTTCGTACTACGATTACTACCAACCGGAGGCGTATATCGCGCAGACGGACACCTACATCGAGAAGGACTCGTCGATCAACGACGATGTCGAGCGCCTGCGCCACTCGGCGACGTCGGCGCTGCTGTCGCGCCGCGATGTGGTCGTCGTGTCGTCGGTGTCCTGCATCTACGGCCTCGGTACTCCGCAGTCGTACCTCGACCGTTCGCTTTTGCTGCGTGTCGGCGAGGAGATCGAGCGCGACCGCTTCCTGCGCCTGCTTGTCGACGTCCAGTACGAGCGCAACGACATCGACTTCAAGCGCGGGACGTTCCGTGTGAAGGGCGACACTGTCGACATCATTCCGGCCTATGAGGAGGTCGCGGTGCGTGTGGAGTTCTTCGGCGACGAAGTCGACTCGCTGTACTACATCCACCCGCTGACGGGCGATGTACTGCAGCAGCGAGACGAGCTGCGTATCTTCCCGGCCACCCACTACGTGGCCACCGAGGAGCGCATGGAGAAGGCGATCGAGGCGATCAAGGAAGAGCTCGCCGACCGCCTGGAGGACCTGGAGAACCGCGGCAAACTGCTGGAGGCGCAGCGCCTGCGGATGCGCACCGAGTACGACCTGGAGATGATTCAGCAGGTCGGGTTTTGTTCGGGCATCGAGAATTACTCGCGCCACATCGACGGGCGCCCGGCCGGTTCGGCGCCGGCGACGCTGATCGACTATTTCCCGGAGGACTTCCTCACCATCATTGACGAGTCCCACGTGACGGTGCCCCAGATCGGCGGCATGTACGAGGGCGACATGTCCCGCAAGCGCAACCTGGTCGAGTTCGGTTTCCGCCTCCCGTCTGCGGTGGACAACCGCCCGCTGACATTCGACGAGTTCGAGGACCGCGTTGGCCAGACTGTCTACATGTCGGCCACACCGGGCGACTACGAGCTCGAGGCCGCCGGCGGCGAATTCGTCGAGCAGGTCATCCGCCCGACCGGTCTGGTGGACCCGAAGGTGTCGGTCCGCCCGACGAAGGGCCAGATCGACGACCTCATCCACGAGATCCGTGAGCGCACGGAGAAGGACGAACGTGTCCTGGTGACCACCTTGACCAAGCGCATGGCGGAGGACCTCACCGACTATTTCCTCGACAACGGAATCAAGGTGAGGTACTTGCACTCGGACATCGACACGCTGCAGCGCGTGGAGCTGCTGCGCCAGCTGCGGCTCGGCGAATTCGACGTGCTCGTGGGCATCAACCTGCTCCGTGAGGGCTTGGACCTGCCGGAGGTCTCGCTCGTGGCCATCCTCGACGCGGACAAGGAGGGCTTCCTGCGGTCGACGAAGTCGCTCATCCAGACCATCGGCCGCGCGGCCCGCAACGTTTCCGGCGAGGTCATCATGTACGGCGACAACATCACCGAATCCATGCAGGAAGCGATCGACGAGACGGAGCGCCGCCGCGCGAAGCAGATCGCCTACAACGAAGAGCACGGCATCGACCCGCAGCCGCTGCGCAAGAAGATCGCCGACATTCTCGACGAAGTCTACGAGCACAACGACGACGAGGAAGCTTCCACGTCCAGCGAGACAGCCATGCTCGAGGGCCGCGACACATCGTCCATGGCGGCGGACGAGATTCAAAAGCTTATCGACGACCTCACCACCCAGATGACCAGCGCCGCCCGCGAGTTGAAGTTCGAACTGGCCGGGCGCTTGCGCGACGAGATCGCCGACTTGCGCAAGGAGCTCCGCGGTGTGAAAGAAGCGGGTATATAG